The genomic region acgaaaaacgtgcgctaaaagggacatagctttgcccaaaaagccacggctccacgacaaggccatcaaaattgttcagaccaactaaaaaggttctaccaaagaatactaaaaagttgtcggacaagttagccccaaaggaccacctcgaccaagcagaaagtggacaaaacaaaaagaggtcggacagcaaaaGTACCAATACTCTACAAACATCTCACAAAGGCCAAGGAAAGGTCAAAAGACCAAAGCCAGAAGTGCTTCGCTGAAAAgtacgaagtcttgaaaaaagacatTACTTAAAAAGCAAAAAGTACGGCCTCAAAGAcggcgctaaaaagtcatccaaacaaactataaaaagttgttggattatgactaaaaagctCGAGCAGTGAAGACAAACAAATCGGAAGAAGGCTAAAAAGacctctcaacaaactaaaaagggGGCAATACCAAACTCGCACAAGGAGAAACTACTTAAGATCGACCAAAGCCAGGATGCTTGAGCACAACTTCCCCAAAGAGATCAAAGCTCCGAAAGCACGATCTCACGAAAAAgttcgaactcaagcaggggcaaagtTGTACAGGAcgacgtcagctaagaagaggcgcaaGTACAATCTCAAAATAGAACAAGCCAAAAGGTTTAGAAAtaacttaaggctcaaatgtgcttagctaaaagggatacaactccactcaaagaaggcacaatctcaaaTAGGGTTACAAACGTCATCCAAGACTAAAaaaggttctatataaagaacactaaaaaatCATTGGACAAGTTACTAAAAGTCCGGATATCAAGCCACAGggataacttcgccaaagcagagggttgtcaaTACAAACTTAAAGCAAGGCGCGATCCAGAAGGCAAGGGAAGAAAACCCACACTACTACTCAAAAGAGGTTGGActgtgaagtaccaaacctctagaaaatctgcaaaAGATTGCAAAGaaatgaagaaacaagccagacagatgcttgagcacgacttccaaagagatcgaagctctgaaaagCACAATCTCACGGAAagatcgaactcaagcaggggcactgttcataccctgggtcaagctgtccaacccgggatgtttagcgacaagccgactgacctcttcaggtcagactatccgacctcttctcaaagagcttggccaatgaccgacctcttcacaaagagctcgaacAAAACgccacagaggcccaagaaggcccaaaacgAAGGAAtacagcccaatccaaaggcagcccaagcctacagagagaaaggcggttccattgaagataagctgacctcattcaaagataagataagataagataagataagataactatcttatctccagaaaggtcactctacaactactataaatacactggagcacccaggtataactcatactctgattctactaaaaacctgtttaatacccatgctaacttaagcattggagtctcttgcaggtaccccccaccctccggtgacgaaggatcagcagtgcagccagtccaacaagtcagacacggcggctccggccaccatcaACAAGTCAGACGCGGCGGCTCCAGCCaccatcaacaagtcggacacaacagctccgaccagtacagaagatctcgtccgagatcgacctacagtttcaggtaaccctcggaacaagtaACATGTGGCATGATGCACAAATCGAACGGGCCAATTTATGTACTCTAACTAGACCGTCCGATTACTCCTCCTGCCAACACGGACTATTCTATTTGTGCTCCGATTTCTCCATAATAGCGTTAAAAATGCAACACTCTAATAAATATTAACATTACATTATCCTACTCTCATCtctatttcaaaattaaaaaataatgttaATCAATTCCAAATACGTCTCAACTTTAGGCAATTCtattttaacattattttttgaaatatttatccaaaataaataaataaaaatactaataataatgaaaaaaaattaaaaaaaaatatataataggagAATTGAAGAATGGAGAGAGTGGTAatataacaataattaattaataaataaattttaaaaatatctcattttcaTCAACACGTAACCAATATAACTATAAtaacaattaatttattaactactCGAAaacatattaaatttatttaagaaaagtccTATAATTATATCTTGagcattgttatttttttttcaccAGCCGAAGTATcagcaagaaaaactaaagaagctaatgaagagagagagaattttttttaatgtgaATGTGTGATAAAAAAAGTAAAGTATGTTAGTGTGCGAGAGTAAAATCACTAGCAAAAGAGGCTGAAGAGAGTGGGATGCAACTTGATGGGATGCATGCGCAACAGGTGGTATGATGCACAAATCGAACGGTCAGATTTGTGTACCTTAGGTAGGCCGTCTGATTATTCCTCTTGCCAACACGGACCATCCGATTTCTATTCTGATTTCTCCTTAACAACGTTAAACACGCAACACTCTAATAAGTTATAACATTACATTATCCTATTCTCATCTccattttaaaattgaaaaacaaCGTTAATCATTTTCAAATACGTCTCAACTTTAGACAACTCTATCTAACATTATTTCTTAAAATATTTAcccaaaataaataaacaaaaatactaataataataaaaaaattaagaaaaatatataataggagACTTGGAGAATGGAGAGAGTGGTAatataacaataattaattaattaacaaattttaaaaatatctcattttcaTTAACACATAACTAATATAACTATAATAACAATTAACTTATTAACTAGTCAAAACATATTAAATTTATTTCAGAAAAATGCTATAATTATATCTTGAgcattgttctttttttttttcaccagCCGCAGTCTCGCCGTCCCGCCGCTGCCTCTCCGCCGTTCATGCATGCTCCTCTGTTGATTTGGCTTTGTACTTGAATTTGTTAATTTGTTACTTGAGTTTCTATTTctctgtttctgtttctgttNNNNNNNNNNNNNNNNNNNNNNNNNNNNNNNNNNNNNNNNNNNNNNNNNNNNNNNNNNNNNNAGGGAGAGGGGAAAGGGGAGggcatttttgtccaaaaaaataaaaaggacgattttaatacaaaaaaaacgttaaggacgattctaaatcgaaaattagaagagggacgaattcgattctggggctaaactttagggaccaaaatcgtacttacccctAAGAATTAACTTATTAactactaaaaaaatattaaatttatttaagaaaaatccGATAATTATATCTTGAGCattgttattttttttcactGGCCGGAGTATCAGTAGGAAGAACTGAAGAAGTTAATGAAGAGGGagagaattttttttaatgtgaATGTGTGATGAAAAAAGTAAAGTGTGTTAGTGTGCGAGAGTAAAACCGCTAGTAAAAGAGGCTCGAGAGAGTGTGATGCAATTTGATGGGCTGCATGCGCAATAGGTGGCATGATGCACAAATCGGAcccggtccgatttgtgtaccctAGGTAGGCCGTCCAATTACTCCTCCTACCAACACGAACCGTCTAATTTGTGTTCTGATTTTTCCTTAACAACATTAAACATGCAACACTCTAATAAGTTATAATATTGGATTATCCTATTCTCATCtccatttcaaaattaaaaaacaacGTTAATCCTTTCCAAATACATCTCAATTTTGGGCAACTCTATCTAACATTATTTCTTAAAATATTtatccaaaataaataaataaaaatactaataataatgaaaacaaaattaaaaacaatataaTAGAAGACTTGGAGAATGGAGAGAGtggtaatataataataataattaattaattaattttaaaacatcACATTTTCATTAACACATAACTAATATAACTATAATAACTCACCAGCCGAAGTATcagcaagaaaaactaaagaagctaatgaagagagagagaaatttttTGTTAATGTGAATATGTGATGAAAAATGTAAATAGTGTTAGTGTGCGAAAGTAAAATCGCTAGCAAAAGATGCCGGAGAGAGTGGGAGGCAATTTGATTGGCTGCATACGCAACTGGTTGCATGACGcacaaattaagaaagaaaatataatagaaaactagaaaaatgaagagaatggtaatataataataataattaattaattaattttaaaacatcACATTTTCATTAACACATAACTAATATAACTATAATAACTCACCAGCCGAAGTATcagcaagaaaaactaaagaagctaatgaagagagagagaaatttttTGTTAATGTGAACGtgtgaagaaaaaaataaagtgtGTTAGAGTGCCAGAGTAAAACCGCCAGTAAAAAAGGCCGGAGAGAGTAGGAGGAAATTTGATGGGCTGCATGCGCAACAAATGGCATGATGCACAAATCGGACGATCTGATTTGTGTACCCTAACTAGACCGTTCGATTACCCCTCCTGCCAATATGGACCGCCCAATTTGTGTTCCGATTTCTCTATAACAGCGTTAAACACACAACActcaaataaataataacattACATTATCCTACTCTCATCTCCCTTTCAATATTAAAAAACACGTTAATCCTTCTCAAGTACCTTTCAACTTTTGACTACACTATCTAACATTATTTCTTGAGATATTTATACAACTTATTAACTACTCAAAacttattaaatttatttagaaaattttcataattatatcttgagcattgtttttttttttctttttcacggGTCAGAATTTCCGTACAAAGGACCAAAGAAGttgatgaagaaagagaaaaattttttgttaatgtgaatgtgtaaaaaaaaaaaagtaaagagtgATAGTGTGCCAGAGTAAAACTGCTAGCAATTAAGAGGCCGGAGTGAGTGCAAGGCAATTTGATGGGCTGCATGCGCAACACGTGGCATGAtgcacaaatcggacggtccgaatTGTGTATCCTAAGTAAACTATCCGATTATTCCTCCTGCCAATACTGACCGTCCGATTTGTATTCTGATTTTACTATAACAGCGTTAAATACCCAACACTCAAATAAGTAATAACATTACATTATCCTACTCTCATCtccatttcaaaattaaaaaacgaCGTTAATCTTTTCCAAATGCATCTCAACCTTAGGCAATTCTATCTAACATTATTTCTTGAGATATTTAcctaaaatagataaataaacatattaataataatagaaaaaattttaaaaaatataacaaaaaactaGGAGAATGGAGAGAGTGGTAatataacaataattaattaattaattaattaattttaaaacatcACATTTTCATTAACACAAAAAGTTAATGAAGGGAGAGAGAAATTTTTTGTTAATGTGAATGTATGAAGAAAAAAGTAAATTGTGTTAGAGTGCGAGAGTAAAACCGTCAGTAAAAGAGACCAGATAGAATGGGAGGCAATTTGATGGGCTGCATGCGCAACAGTGACATGATGCACAAATTGAACGGCCGGATTTGTGTACCCTAACTAGACCGTCCAATTACTTCTCCTGCCAACACGGACTGTCTGATTTGTGTTCCGATTTCTCCTTAACAGCAATAAAAACGCAACATTACATTATCCTACTctcatctttatttcaaaattataAAACAACATTAATCATTTTCAAATACGTCTCAACTTTAGGCAACTCTATGTAacattattttttgaaatatttacccaaaataaataataaaaatactaataataatgaaaaaaattaaaaaatatataataagagAACTGGAGAATGGAGNNNNNNNNNNNNNNNNNNNNNNNNNNNNNNNNNNNNNNNNNNNNNNNAAAATATCTCATTTTCATTAACACATAACCAATATAACTATAATAACAATTAACTTATTAACAACTCAAaacatattaaatttatttaagaaaaatccTATAATTATATCTTGagcattgttatttttttttcaccAGCCGAAGTATCAGCAGAAAGAACTAAAGAagttaatgaagagagagaatttttttttaatttgaatgtgTGATGAAAAAAGTAAATTGTGTTAGTATGCAAGAGTAAAATCGCTAGCAAAAGAGGCCGGAGAGAGTAGGATGCAATTTGATGGGCTGCATGCGCAACAGGTGGCATGATGCATAAATTGGACGGTTCGATTTGTGTAGCATAGGTAGGCCGTCCGATTACTCCTCCTGCCAACACGGACAGTTCGATTTGTGTTCTGATTTCTCCATAACAGCGTTAAACACGCAACACTCTAATAAGCAATAACATTACATTATCCTACTCTCATCTCCATCTCGAAATTAAAAAGTGACATTAATCAATCCCAAATGCGTCTCAACTTTAGGCAACTGTATCTAACAATATTTCTTAGGATATTTAcccaaaatagataaataaacataCTAATAATaacggaaaaaaataaaaaaatatatgacaGGAGACTAGGAGAATGGAGAAAGTGCTAatataacaataattaattaattaattaattttaaaatatctcaTTTTCATTAACACATAACTAATATAACTATAAtaacaattaatttattaactacttaaaatatattaaatttatttcagaaaattccATAATTATATCTTGAgcattgttcttttttttttttaacggcCGGAATTTCAGCAGAAAGAACTGAAGAagttaatgaagagagagagaaatttttGTTAATATGAACGTGTGAAAAAATAGTAAAGTGTTTTAGAGTGCAAAAGTAAAACCGCCAGTAAAAGATGTCGGTCTGATTTGTGTACCCTAATTAGACCGTCCGATTATTCCTCCTGTCAACACGGACCATCCAATTTGTGTTCCGATTTCTCCATAACAGCGTTAAAAACGCAACATTCTAATAAGTAATAGCATTACATTATCCTACGCTCATCtccattttaaaattcaaaaacgaCGTTAATCCTTTCCAAATACATTTTAACTTAGACAATTCTATTTAACATTATTTCTTAAAATATTtacccaaaataaataaataaaattactaataataaaaaagaaaattaaaaaaagaaaatatagcaaGATTAACtactcaaaatatattaaatttatttcaaaaattttcataattatatcttgaacagtattttttttttcaccgGCCAGAAATTCAGTAAGAAGAACCAAAGAagttaatgaagagagagaaaaaatttttgttaatgtgAATGTATAAAGGATAAAGTAAAGTATGTTAGTGTGCGAGAGTAAAACCACCTGTAAAAGAAATCGGAGAGAGTTGGAGGCAATTTCATGGGCTGCATGCGCAACAGGTGGCATGATGCACAAATCGGACGATTCGATTTGTGTACCCTAACTAAACTGTCTGATTACACTTCCTGCCAACACGGACTGTCCGATTTGTGTTCTGATTTCTCTATAACAAAGTTAAACACGCATCACTCTAATAAGTAATAACATTACAATATCCTATTCTCATCTCCATTTCAAAATTAAAAGCGACGTTAATCTTTTTCTAATGCGTCTCAACTTTAGACAACTCTATCTAACATTATTTCTTGAGATATTtatccaaaataaataaataaataaaaatactaataataataaaaaaattataaaaaaataaaaaaaaatttaaaaaaaattaataaaaaattgaaaataaaaaaaattaattaaaaattttttttcttttcttccattttcttttattgcatttcctTGTTTCATTTTCATTAACACATTACTAATAAAACTATAAtaacaattaatttattaactactcaaaatatattaaatttatttcaaaaaatttcatAATTATATCTTGAgtattgttctttttttttttccaccgGCCGGAGTATCAGCAGAAAAAACAGGAGAAATtaatgaaaagagagagaaattttTTGTTAAAGTGAATGTGTGAAGAAAAAAAGTAAAGTGTGTTAGAGTGCGAGAGTAAAACCGCTAGTAAAAGAGGCCGGAGAGAGTTGGAGGCAATTTGATGGGCTGTATGCGCACAGGCGGCGTGATGCATAACTCAGACGGTCCAATTTGTGTATCCTAACTAGACCATTCGATCACTCCTCTTGCCAACACAGACTGTTCGATTTGTGTTCTAATTTCTCCATAACAGCGTTAAATACGCAACACTCTAATTAGTAATAACATTACATTATCCTACTATCAACtccatttcaaaattaaaaagcgACGTTAATCCTTCTCAACTGCGTCTCAACTTTAGACAACTCTATCTAacattattttttgaaatatttatccaaaataaataaataaaaatactaataataatagaagaaaattaaaaaaatatataataggagAATAACTATAAtaacaattaatttattaactactCAAAATGTATTAAATTTATTTCAGAAAAATTCCATAATTATATCTTGAgcattattcttttatttttttgtcatcgGTCATAATTTTAGTCGGAAGAACCGGAGAAGTTATTGAtgagaaagaaaaagattttgttaATGTGAATGTATGAAGAAAAAAGTAAAGTGTGTTAGTGTGTTAGAGTAAAACCACCAATAAAAGAGGCCGGAGAAAGTGGGAGGCAATTTGATAGGTTGCATGCGCAACAGGTGGCATGACGCACAAATCAGACGGTTCAGTTTGTGTACCCTAATTAAACTGTTTGATTACTCCTCATGCCAACACAGACTAATCAAATTTGTGCTATGATTTCTCCACAATAGCATTAAACACATAACACTCTAATAAGTAACAACATTATATTATCATACTCTCATCTCCATTTCAAAATTAGAAAGCAACATTAATCCTTCCTAAATTCCTTCCTAAATGTGTCTCAACTTTAAGCAACTCTATCTAACATTATTTTTTTGAGATATTTACccaaaatagataaataataaNNNNNNNNNNNNNNNNNNNNNNNNNNNNNNNNNNNNNNNNNNNNNNNNNNNNaactataataataattaattttttaactactcaaaatatattaaatttatttcaaaaaaattccAAAACTATATCTTGAGCCTTGTTTTTTTTATTACCTGCTGAAATTTTagcaagaagaagagaaaaaattaatgaagaaagagagaaaTTTTTTGGTAAAATGAATGTGTAAAGTAATAAGTATGTGTTAGTGTGTGAGAATAAAATCGCTGTTAAAAGATGTCAAAGAGAATAGAAGGCAATTTGTTGGGATGCATGCGTAACAAGTGGCATGATGCACAAATTCAACTGTGCAATTTATGTGCCCTAATTAGACCGTTCGATTATTCTTCTTGCCAACACGGATCGTTCGATTTATCTTTGGGTAAtgctaaataaacaaaaaaaagccaaaacttaccttatttagcattaattaattgttacgacaattaattaatactaaataaggtAAATTATGGttatttttggctgattttctttgattaccaaatatttcttattcatctttatttcaaaattaaaaagctACGTTGATTCTTTCCAAATTTGCCACAACTTTAGATAATGCTACCTAACATTATTTCTTGAGATATTtacccaaaataaataaataaaaatactaataataatggaaaaaagaaaataaaaaaaaaaacgtagCAGGAGACTAGGAGAATGGGCAGAGTGGTGCTTCTCTTTCTGTACATAGCTTGCAGTTGAACAGTGGTAGAGACGTAGAGGAGAGACTTCGTGAACAAGGCAAACCCTTTCACTCTCCTCACTCCTCACAATCACACCCCTTTcaacaagaaacaagaaagaagccTTCTTCTCCTCTGTTTCCATTGTTTTGTTTTGCTTCAATTAGAAAACCAATCAAGCAAGGTGCTTGCCTTTTCATCTTCCTTTTTCTACTTTTGCTCTTCAACTTCAaggtactactactactactactactactactacggTCTATGTAACGTAACTCTCTCTTTTTCCcccttttatttgttattttaatttcacATTATCATTTTAATGGTTTGTACTCATCATCCATACCCCAAGGCCTATTTGTCTATTGTGATCATACGTTTGCCCTCTCTTTTTTTGGTGGTGTGTTTGTTGTTttattttaggaaaaaaaaaaacttttttattcCCCAGGTTTTTGAACATCACTGCATGCCATTACCAGACTCAAATCACTTTTCGTTTTTTGAATAATGGGTCTTCTGGATTCTAATCTACCAATGTTGtaagatgatgatgaagatgatgatcatGGGTGCTGTTCAATAAATTATAATCATGGCATGCAAAGTGGTAAAAATCAACATGTTAAACTGATTTCTGAGGTGTCTTACAAAGTGATGTGGCTTCCAAAATGGTAAAATCTTCCTGATTTCTTGTACTGTGAAGTTGCTTATAGCAAGTTGGTTCAAAATCACTGCCATTAGGAGATAGCTAAGCCTCTTTTGAAAGACACAAAATGTCCATAGAAGGCAAGCATGTTTGTGAGGATCAAGTGGCTGCTGGGGTCCCTAGACCACCAATACGTTTCAGATTGCATCATGGTTCAAGAACATCTAGCACTAGCGGGAAGTATGATAGCTCTTTTTGCAAGACGGCTTTTTCAGAACTAGTTGAGGAAGCAACTCAAGATGGTTCCTGTGTTAGTGATAAGAAGAGGTTTCTAGAACAAGATTTGGATGCTGAAAGTCCCTTGCAATCTTTGGTTAAGAAGCTGAAAGTCTTGGATTCGGATGCATCAAACAAAACAGTGCCAGTCCCTGGGATAAGTGAGCAGAATGTAGAGGATCCTGATTctcagaaaaagaagaagccatTGTTTAAGATTGTGAGAAGGGTGGCTGAAAACAAGGGTGGTTCCCCATCTTTCGtggaagagaagaggaaaaattcAGGCAGTGGTTCGGAATTTTCTAAAGCTTTTGCTGAACTAGATTTGGTAGAGAAAAAGCATGATCAGCTTCAGATAACGAAATGTCAATCGAAGAGAGAGTATAAAGAGCAAAAATTGTGCTCCGTAGACGGAGGTAATAAGGTGCTATGTGAAGAGCCTGAAAGAAAGACACAAGTTGATACTATTCAAGGAGAACTGAATTCATATTCCCGAGATCTTGACCTTAAAAAGAGTGAATGTGAAGCAATCCAACGGTGCATTAAAAGGCACAACATAGAACTTAAATCAAAGAAAGAGCAGCTCAGCTCCATCGAAAAGCTGATTGCTGAATGCGCGAAGCATTTGAAGTTAAAAGAGGAACAATGTGCCATGGAATGTGACATGGTGCATAAGGTGGTCAAGCAGCGTGATGAAATTCATAGGAAAAAGCAGAGGGAACTCGAAGAATATGATGACGAAATTTGCAAAATGGATGTGCATCTCAATTTGCTAGGGGACTTGTTCAGAGAGTCTGACAAGCAATTTGTGTCAACCAAAAAGCAACTTGAAGAACGGATCAAAGTTCTTGAAGTGAACGAAAATCAACTTGCAAAACAAATGAAAGGCCTTGAGTTAAAGGAGAGGAAATTTGAAGGACGAGAAAAGGAGTTTGAATCAAAAGAGAAGCAATTTACTTGTAAAGTNNNNNNNNNNNNNNNNNNNNNNNNNNNNNNAGGAGCTTAAGTCAAGCAGGAACAAGTTCGAATGTGAACTGAAGGAGCTCCAATTGAAAGAGGAGCAAATTAAAAGGCAAGTGCAGCAGCTTAAGTGCAAAGAAAATCAGTTTGAAGAACACAGAAAGGAGTTTGAATTGAAGGAAAAGCAACTTATAGGACGAGAAAATGAGTTTGTACTGAAAAAGAAGCAATATGATGGTCAAGTAAAGGAGCTGACAGCTAAGAAGAAGGAATTTGATGCTGAGTTAGAGGTGCATGAATCAAGACTGAAGAATTTTGAGGGTAAATTGAAGGAGCACCAATTAAAGGAGGCATTATTCGAAAGCCAAGTGGAGGAACTTAAGTCAAAAGAGAATAAGTTTGAAGAACAGACAAAGGAACTTGAGTTGAAAAAAGAGATGCTTGCACAACAAATGGAAAAGTTCAAATTGGAAAAGATGATGTTTGAAATACAACTGAAGGAACTGAAGTCAAAAGAGAAGCAGCTTGATGGCGAAGAAAAAGATCTTGAATCCAAAAACAATCATTTTGAAGGACGACTGAAGGAATTTGAGTTTAAAAATAAGCAATACAAAGCACTAGAAAAATCGTACGAAGTGAAAAAAGAACAGGGTAAATGTGCTTGTGCTTATAATTAGTTAAAACTATCATTTCAACTgtttcttttttatgtttttgataTCTCTATTCATCTT from Arachis ipaensis cultivar K30076 chromosome B02, Araip1.1, whole genome shotgun sequence harbors:
- the LOC107626723 gene encoding uncharacterized protein LOC107626723, giving the protein MSIEGKHVCEDQVAAGVPRPPIRFRLHHGSRTSSTSGKYDSSFCKTAFSELVEEATQDGSCVSDKKRFLEQDLDAESPLQSLVKKLKVLDSDASNKTVPVPGISEQNVEDPDSQKKKKPLFKIVRRVAENKGGSPSFVEEKRKNSGSGSEFSKAFAELDLVEKKHDQLQITKCQSKREYKEQKLCSVDGGNKVLCEEPERKTQVDTIQGELNSYSRDLDLKKSECEAIQRCIKRHNIELKSKKEQLSSIEKLIAECAKHLKLKEEQCAMECDMVHKVVKQRDEIHRKKQRELEEYDDEICKMDVHLNLLGDLFRESDKQFVSTKKQLEERIKVLEVNENQLAKQMKGLELKERKFEGREKEFESKEKQFTCKELKSSRNKFECELKELQLKEEQIKRQVQQLKCKENQFEEHRKEFELKEKQLIGRENEFVLKKKQYDGQVKELTAKKKEFDAELEVHESRLKNFEGKLKEHQLKEALFESQVEELKSKENKFEEQTKELELKKEMLAQQMEKFKLEKMMFEIQLKELKSKEKQLDGEEKDLESKNNHFEGRLKEFEFKNKQYKALEKSYEVKKEQDNQPSSPSDGRSLQSLSNEQTNEVESCDNEVLAQLRSCPDPAKLILNILKNPIVPHCKMEDEVIAIDESQIFLLQQLMQLSPHIKPHVRDEAMELALNMKASMTRNIENPNMVLGFLQILSAYGLVSSFNGDEVFKHFEIISQHKQAVELFQMLGLKGKIFDLIENLIKNEKHIEAVRFICAYELEEKYQPIHLLEAHVSKAKLVCENSCNKTKFIEMKVKAMDKEIVGLGTVLRCMSENKLQYEDLLKVILNRILELERFKASSIVSDIMAFFQHCFDL